Genomic segment of Eupeodes corollae chromosome 2, idEupCoro1.1, whole genome shotgun sequence:
TGTTTTACTTGTATTGATTTTTAGGCCCCAAGTTGAACAGTAGTCTTGAAGTCTGTTGATTTGCAGTTGCAGAGCACATGGTGTTTCAGCAAATAGCACTGGGTCATCAGCATACGCAGTAAGACTCTGACTAAGAAGCCCGCAAAAAATACACCTCCCGGAAGAATGTCAGTGTCAGCATCGATATAAAGGGCAAACAAAATTGGGCTGAGAAtgcatccttggggaacacccgTAGACGTCTCAAACCATTCCGATAAGTTGCTTCCATTCCAAATTGCCGCAGTTGTTGAATCCAGGAATTTGAAGTATAATAGAAAGAATTTCCTAGATACACCTAAAGATGATAACTTGTAGATCAATGCTTGGCTTTTTACCTTGTCAAAGGCCGCTTTAAAATCTACGAAGCAAACGTAGAGCCTCTTAGAATTTTCTAAATACTTTGATGCAATACTAGACATCGCGAAGAAATGATCCACAGTAGAGAATCCTGACCGAAACcctgcttgaaaaatacttaaGCGGTTTGTTGACTCAATCCATCTGATAAGCCTCTCATAGAGAATTGAGCTTAAAACTTTTAGCAGCGTATTTAGGATAGATGTGCCCCTATAATTCTCAGCAACGCTCGTCTCTCTTGAAAATGTCGTTGATAATCGCTTTATTAAAACAGATCGGAACGGAGGCATCATCGCAGAATTGGTTGAAGAAGTTTAACAGGTTGTTTTTGAACTGTAAAGtgaagaatttataaaattcgGAAGGGATTCCATCGACACCAGGTGCCTtattagttttcattttatccAAAACGATATTCAGCTCGTTCAGTGAAATTGGTCAGTCTAGTTTGTACACACAGGTGTGTGGTTGCGCATAGCTAAACTCTAACATGGTGGTATCTTTAATTGCTTAcagctttttaaaatgatttgcaaGACTGTCTTCTCCTATGGAGTTATTGTTCGCAGTTTTTTGAGAGCGTCCTCCTAGTACCCTTACATTGTTCCAAAATTCTTTTGAGTCCTTATAAGAGATAAGTTTATGAGCATAGTTCTGCATTTAGAGTTAATTGTATCGTCTTTAGAGTTTCCTTTCACTTTGAAGCCCGTTTGAGATTCTGTATGATGTGTAATGGGATTTTGGTATTCACCGATTCGAGCATTTTCCAAAAGAGCGCTGAATGTTCTCGAAGTTAtttctcctcttaatcacttGAGGTTTCTCGATGCTTAACGAAGCGAGTTCTCCTCTCaagcagcattcacatgagcgcgaccgaCGAATGACTtgcaaaatgtgagtttatatgcgtttgaagacatatttccacacaaattcttaacaaaacgatagcaatatacctagtttctatttcatttatgatgcatacttttacttttcaatatcatatattaataaatttaagaaaacaaatttattcgtcgcgaaaaaaatagaagttgatacgaactgtcaaactttattcgcgtcccacattatccacactcgcaacgaataaaataatcgcacgtacttaacctaaaaaattcattcttgttttggtttcggtgatcaaagtcaaactttattcgcgacgaattaaaaactctcatgtgaaagaaatgtcaaaatcgacgaatattcgttcatttgttggtcgttggtcgtgctcatgtttattttatttgactatAACACGATATTAAAAGAGATAAAGAGTGTATACATATTACAATACAAAGATGTCATTGTACCTACAATaagtattttcaatttcatcctGTCATAAGCTTAAGCAAACAATCCATATAAAGCAAACttcaggcagacggcagaaaAGCCATGCTCTTATTCTTAAGAAATGAAAtttgtaaaccattttttgtataataaagaactaatctatctttctatctttCTATAAAGTAAACTTAAGAAAATCACCAAAAGGACCTTTTGACATTGACAGATATAGTTTAATTCAGCAATGGTCTAAATTTGACAAGTGAACAAATTTTCCAATGCATGTCAAGTTTATCTTACAGTGAAATATCAATTAAGTTGTTATGTAACGCCCTCTGTCAACATGAAATAACACTCAATTTCAATAACCTTGTGCTCAATCTGTCTGATGTTGGTTAAGTACCTAAATTCGTGTTTCTCATCCCTTTTCCAACACCCCAAAGacataattaaataattcaatccTGACACTTTCCATGACACAACGTCGATGAATTTTgggcataaaataaaaacttgaatttaatttcattataaaatatataattaggTTGCACTTCTTATTCGATGACAGAAAGCCTTAAGGCGCCGCTCTGGCCGGCCGGCCGCCATCCATCGTCAACCGTTCACAGACAAAGTGACGACAAGACCAACTTGACTTGAACTCAAAGACAGTTGCCGATGACAACAACACGTCTTTATGTTTCCTCCAATGTCTATATGTCATTACACTATAATAGCCCCCCTCTAACCCGCATCAATTTAATGTCATCCAAACATTCTcatgttaaattaaatgtttcgaGGCACGACTATAGCTATAAGGTATCTGCTTCTCTCGTCTTACGATCATTTCTCTGTACAACATAAGTCGGCTTGATAATTTCCGACAGTTATATCaatccagttttttttaaagcttttttttactatttgatCAATAATAAATCGATCGACTTCGACTCTTGCTCTAAAGTCTAAACCAAACTAAATAGATTCATTTCATTTGCTTCTTCATTACAGCCGTCACATCTGCGCACAGCAGCGTGCTCTGTTGGTGCCCGTTAAAACCGTCGAAGTTTACAATCGTCCAATGTGGAAGCACATCAGCCACCCATGTCCGGCGCAGACAAATCAATCGAATCAAATGTGTACACGCGTTCAGCTAGTCCATGAGCCGGCATATCGTGATATCGTTCGTCACAAAACCACTAAGCAAATGGTCTATGACTGTTGTCCCGGTTGGAGCCGGATCACCAAGAGCTCAAATGCGTGCATGAAACGTAAGCCTAGAGAAGGAGATCATTAATGTCACTTTCACTGCTGCATGTTCGCCGCATGTTGCATGATCATTTTTATCATGTTTttcctattttgttttttatgtttttcttatagCAATTTGCAGTGGGACTTGCCGCAATGGTGGGACTTGCATCGGTCCAGAAGCTTGTAGTTGCCCTCCAGGCTATGGGGGTAAGTACTGTGAGAAGGACATCAACGAATGCAATGAGGAGAAGCCATGCGATCAATTGTGCTACAACACTGACGGATCATACTACTGTCAGTGCAGAGAGGGTTTCGTGCTTCAATCGGATAAACAAAGTTGTAAAAAGATTGGtaagccttcaaaaaaaaaaaattgaaccttTTTTGTAGTtacttaagtttttgattttctttgcgTGTTTTTTAGATAACAACGATGATGACGCCTTCGAAGCCCGTGATCTTGAGAACGAGATTGATTCAAATGAAGTGACTTCACGtttgcacaaaattgaaaaatcacttGCAAATGAACGCATCACTACAAATGAACTTCAGAAGTCTTTAGATGCCACTTATTCTGTCGTGGATTCCTTGAAGACGCGGCTAGTAACATTGGTAAGAATaactttttgtgtatttttgtccATTTAAAGATCTAGCCTTTTAACAGTTAATCcgaaattttttaattctttcaacTTTGTTGAAACTGAAGCCATTTTTGGGAATTAGCTGAAGTTTATGGAAGCCAATGCTACTTTTGAACCTGCCTTGTCTGTTTTTCTAACTATTGTTAACAACCGTTAACTATTGTCATTCCGTAACATAGTGATTGTTACGAACTGTAACAATATGACATCATCACTCATTGATGAAGTGTCAAATAGTTTCGATTTGTAACTATTTGAagataacaataaatttaaagtaactCATGATCTACCAAAAAATGTTATTACATACCATAATCAAATGACAGAAAAACAATTTCTATCAATTGCAATATTCGTTCCTAAGTGATTCTAACAAATTCCGATATTTCTAAACAATGACACTTGAACAATTCTTTGACGTAAGAAAAAGATGAGAACACAGTTGAtccataatggctgaatcacaaacacgcttctgcttcggcttcgtctgcgttacggtgggcctgcttcgaggcaAAAAGACTCTCCTtaacccgtttgtttacattgttgtatttgtaattttgacaattagtccatgaatagatatgaaaacaaacaaaaaaaaacgatgcttTGGGCTTAAGGCCATTttgcaaatcaaaaacaaaatgtggaggttaataagtttttttcaggtttttctttttacttttttcgatgaaaaagtcagttttgagcttttattttgtagtcattttgttgatagcgaactaatgtacatttttgtcttgaaaaaagcatgttcaacatcagtttattataattaattcactaatttagagtaatcactacgaaattctttaaattttataactaacATCGAACTATTGTATCAAAAATGCGTTCGAATAACCATGAAGTTAAGGGTATGagcgcaattttttttattgaattctaataaattgTTAGTTAATAAACGgaccaaatattttttaaatggagtatttttgcttcgaggttgctttgaatgacatttctattatttcatctctctaaagagcaaatattttgtttgttgacattttctacagctgttgagctgtcagacaatgCAAATGTTCAGTTAATTGAACTAGAACTTCCGTTttgagtcacattacgttcttttccttacgattgtcgaACGAAACGTAAGGTCAAAACTCCTTTGTAGGTAatagcatgcattaaattcctatggctgaactcgtaaacgtcagacgAAGCTGAATCGtgttgtgattcagccataaagaaGTTGAGTTTAAGTTTCTTGAACTATGGTGAAAATATTGAACCACTATAAGATTCAGCATTTTAGTGTTAAGTGTTAGTTTAGACACTACCATTTTGGTAGTACTTAGTTTCCGCAGTGCTTTCGGTATTTCACATTACTAAACAGACACAATTTTGGTATCTACGGAGCGTACGCTTGTATTAGtcaaattacaatattttttaaaatctatataGCTTCGATTTATAGTTGCGGCATATTATACTAATATGTTCCTCTTTATTTAACAGGAGAAACAACAGCAGGACATGAATCATCTTCACAGTAACCTCGTTGCAACAGAAACCAGGACACGGAAGCTTGAAAATATGATCAGTGTGCTGTTCAAGTGTCGCAATTCACCGGGACCGTACTGCCCTTAAgagtattataaaaaaaaaaatcaattaatgttttggatttagtttttgaatattttttgtttaagaaaaataaataataaaatccttAGCTTATTATAAGTTTACAAAAGTTGACATAAATTTAAGTATAGTAAGTAGTTGTTGTGTATccctgattttattttaatgtgatatataaattatatgaattttttttcaaactcagtTTTATTCTTGCCTATTTAGTtctgtttcatttcattttgtttgtttatatatacaAGAAAACCAAAAGGAtcgacataaaaaaaatattaaaatagtttatgTTTATCATCAGGAGAATAATGAgactataataatttttgatttatatatacTTATAAATGAAATCCCAAACTCCATTCCCAGATTtgtcatattttcattttatataattttagattttactgagagaatataaaagaaaaaatatattattaaatctagtatgtaatttattattattcttaagaTTTTAGGTTTAaagagagttttattttttgtttgtttaaaaaaaaattaaataaaactgcaaaaactattaaattaaagcttaagttgaaaatatagtttaaaacaaaataacattttgagTTTCTTATCGACTTATATGAGCTACAAACAACGTAAACTCAACAACGTAAACTCAGtcgaaagttgttgggggcagcaaacgagagagaagggggtgaggtgtttccactaaggcacctctccttatccagacggcagcggatgaattctctagatggaatcaacggtggcgtctacagttccagtaaggttgaactacttagtgaacaccttatagggcttctacgacttccAGGCCTACAAGGAGCGGTGTATCCGGCTCACCGTCCTtagagttatacttaggatctgtaCTCCAGGTttggggttgtgccgtcagggtgacttcctggcccgTTAAAACATCAcagttgcaaagcaccaacaagcctcggatacggacggatttactgttgacaacctacgcaaacaaattaagaacaatGAGCTtgggatatgcacgtggaatgttaggtccgttaacaaaaaactgcgatatttactatggtgactgctaccgagaaaaccaacagcgcttatttgcaTGCGGCTTtatcattggagccagacttaggcatcaaggctaaatttggcaaAATTAGCCTGAGATGCGCGCAAGCCGGCacggaagagaaggatgacaacaccaaagatatgttcttcgagctcttaggcaaaacatatgagcagtgtcctagctacgatattaaaatagaacTGAGCGATttcaatgccaagctaggaagggaagacatctttggtggaataatcgggaagaacagaatgcacgacaacacttccggcaacggattcaggctcatatatttttttgcgggacgaaacgtcatggtagccagtacgcgttttccacacctcaacatccacaaagaaacTTGGAGCTCTCCAGATCAAtataccgtcaaccagattgaccttATTGCGATTGACGCCTAACAGGCTTCCAGCATCAAGGATGTCCAAACTTtccggaccactacctcgttgtagcgaAGGTAGCACTACGGGTTTCCAGACACAAGGCAAAAATCGGatgtgctgggagaaggtacaatgtcgaacggctataatcgccagagatcgtcaaacccttttccgaccgagtaacaacaagtaacctctctcgaagttctctgccgccaacacaatgtatcgaaaaccagaaacgaaattcacaggtacataaacctcgaaccgaaggctgcaaggacgaaagtggaaacatcatagtggaaccgcagtcaatgctgaggatatggaaggaccacttctaaAGACTGTATAACGtcaacgacgaactgaattctgctgtcaggcacgatgatccattcaacatagacgacgaaagccaacaatcccgtcctcccgacttagatgaagtaaaggttgccatatctaagctgtagtctaataaagccgctggagcggatggcttgaatgccaagctctttaaagcagctggaaataagttggttaggaacatgcaccaacttatctgtaagatatggtcggaagaaagcatacccgaagaatggaacctcagtattgtttgcccgatcctgaaaaaaggacatcctctaaactgcaccaactgtagaggaatcagtctacttaacatcgcctataaaatcttctctgccgtaatatgtgaacgtctaaagcccatcgtcaagaACCTGAtctggtccttatcagtgtggttttagaccaggaaagtccacagttgatcaaatattcacattacggcagatcctggaaaaaatccaagaacaccaaatcgacacccagcatcttttcatcgatttcaaggccgcatatgacatcatctacagggacgagctgtataaagccatgtctagttttggtatccctgctaaactcgtccgtttgtgcaggatgaccatggagaattcacgctgctgcatgaaggttggaaacaacttaacagaacctttcaacgagacaaaaggttttagacaagatgatgcgctgtcatgggatttttttaacatcgtgcttaaaagaatagtgcagagctcacacgtcaacactagaggctctatctttcaaaagtctgtccaacaactagcatatactgatgacattgacataatcggaagaactcagcgtgatgtcaatggggcttttgtgagtattgaggcagaggcggcaaaaatggattgaacggttaatgagggcaaaacaaagtgcatgctgtcgtcaagaaaggtcAAAATTTCACCATCGAccaacgtaactttgaggtagtcaaggacttcgtctacctaggctccgctgtaaacgcagaaaacaacacccgcgctgagatcaaacgcagaattaattttgctaacagctatttctttgggctaagaaagcaattgagtcgtaaagtcctccctcgagggaccaaagtgttgctctataagacccttatcatccccgtctaTACTAtatgctatacggtgcagaagcatggactatgacaaaagcggatgaaagcaccttggttcagttcgagagaaaagttcttcgtgtgatctacggcccTGTATGCATCAAAgaagagtggaggagaagatggaacgacgagctgttcgggctgtacagcgacgtagacttagccagaagggtaaaagtccaacggctaagatggctgggacacgtagagcgcatggaaaccaatgctccggcccggaaagtcgtCAAATCCAGAATCTAGATGCAGGAGTTTGTTGGTtgagaccctagttcacacagtactgtagcgccaccttaagtaagtaagatagtACAATcggttttatatacaaagtcgAAGAGAAAAAAATCACTaccaactaaaaattaaattaaaagtaaaataaaacaaaactattcatatatttccaaaaataaatcatgGAATGCAAAAGTTCCGCCGggaaaagaaaacttttctgCAACGTGGaggttttttcttttacttaatttcttaaagtCTGTACAGTAAAATTACCTACTGTTTTGgtgttttacaaaaacaaaacattttataatgaaaattcagcttgtattttgaatttgacagcaCTTATATTCAAAATAGAGTTTTATTTccattcttaaatatttaagtgatgTGTCATGGCTCTGTTTTGATATGGATTTGAACGTTTTTGAGTTTCTGTAATGCTGGGAATATCACGtatgaattatattttgtttacaaatttctgaaaataaattcttctagtgacttacaactctcaaccattcctgtctaacttatcagaaaaaaaactatgagtAAAATATTTGTCTCTCATATTTTATCATATTATAGCTTTACTTAGAaagtttgtgtttattttataccactaatttaataattgctataAACGCTGGCCAATAACCGTTTTCATATTCGTcctctttcaattttaaatggtCCTCTTAATCCCATAAATCGCCACAGTAGTCGATGTAAACGTCATATTAAATTCTTAGAAGTGTACACAGTACACAATGTCATTCGATTTCCAAACCATAGCCAACTTCATTCATATTATTATCGAAGAAATTACGAAccatgaacaaaaaacaaaacaaaaaagttcccTTCGccttcatgaaaataaaaataaagaaagaaataccCAAAGGCCACACAACACAGAGCAGAACAGCgaagaaagaaaaacacagAACCAAACCTAAACTCGCCatcaaataaattacaaactTTTCCTTTGTACTTGCAAAAAAAGTTTTCCTTTTAATtgataattaaaattgaatagttTTACTTCAATTATTcataagaaatgtcaaatcattttcattgtttttaataattttactcaaCGAAGAAACTAAGGacaaaaattgcattaaaaacAGCCACGgaagagaaaaataataaaaatgagtttCGACCAAATTGAAAACGTTGAAAAAATTCCTCTCAAACAAGCTGAAGTTTCAATACGCAAATTCAACGACCTCGCCATTCCACACCACTTGGGTTTGTTGAAGAATCACAAATCCAACATCGAAAAATGTCTGGCGCTGGGCGATTggacaaaaatcaaaaaggaagaaatcaATGCTATGCGTGTGATAAAACAATTGAAGAATCTGATGCTGGAAATGGACATCCTGAGGGAGAAAGTTTGCGACGACGATCGCCAAAAGTTCGACGAAATGATGTCACCGGGAAAGAACAAAGCCATGGCAGGGATGCGGGAATATTTGGGTGAGTGGCAGCAGAAGGGATTCCGAgagatttattttcaaatgggGTTGGGTTGGCGGGCTGTGATTACAATCAAAACCCCCACCCCCCAAGAAGATACTAGGTCaaagtaataaaattgaaagGCATCTTtgtgtttattgatttttatttgctctctttttgtatataaacataTACTATAGCCAGTTTTGAAACTACTCATacctttctcaaattaattgctgTTACATATGATTCATAGCAAAATCGATAAGGCATTTGTTATATTTACTATCGAAGTCTATAAAAAGTTTGCATTTTAGAGCATCTAAGCTTAGActctataataatttttgtcttgTTTGTCATCAATAAGAGGATAAATCATATAAATAAAGCCACTTGAGCCGTAAAAAGTTCAAGAATTAGGTTGGTACTCCTTTTGATTTTGTTACTTCAACCTTGAGGTCGTACCCTTgaccttttttttccaaaaaaaaccttGATCTTCAGTTAGAATCCCTTTAATAGTATATAATTTCTTACTGCCTAAAATTCCGCGtctaactttgtttttgttttagatctGCAACTTAAAAGTCCCACAAGCACAACAAAATCCGATGACAATGACGAAAACTCTCCCCTACAAGAAGACAATGACACCTTACCCCAAATTCAGGCGGATTTTCAACTACAAGAGCACCAACTTATAGCCCGACAGGCTTGTCTCAAAGAATTCGACAATTTGCAAAGAGAAGTCCAAGACCTGCATAGCATGTTCCAAGATGTACGAGTTCTCGTACAGGACCAAGCCGAGAGCGTACAAGTAATAGCGGATAATGCCGAAGAAGCTCTAGAGAATGTACAAATGGGCGAAGCGCATCTGCAACAAGCCCTAGCCTATAAAAAAGCCATGTATCCTGTAATGGGTGCTCTATTGGGAACTTGTGTCGGTGGACCGATCGGTCTGTTGGCGGGGATAAAGGCTGGAGGACTGGCTGCAGTGGGCTGTGGTATTCTTGGATTCACTGGCGGACAAGTTCTCAACAATAACAATGCCATCGCAGCACCTCCAGTAGATGAGAAGAAGGATGAATGACCTGAGGAGAACGATGGTAGTAGAAGGCGGTGGCGTGTCTGCACGGTACAGTGATTGAAATGGCTTCGTTATTGTTGTTGGTTTGTCTCCCCCTTTCTGAATGTTGAACTTGTTTTTACCAGCTGCTTAACACACAATCACTCACATGACAGTTTGTGGCTAGCTTATTTGCCTTGGAAGTCCTCTTTTGTTACGTTTCTCTTTTCCGCAAATTCGTTTTTAAgtcaattatgttttttatctaaactaataaaaaggaaaataaatgtattctaTATTTAAGACAAAAGTTCTTTgggttttcatttaattttgtttattaaaaacttgtttttcttaACACATACGAATTCTTAACACTAACCAGGAGATATAATAAAATGCATTAAAACATCTTACAAGGGAACATTAATTGTTGTCCATGCTTGACGGAAGCGCATTTTACGTGAGTGCTCCAACTTACGGATTCGCCTGGGTGTTTTCCTTGGTTTGTACCATGGTGGGTAGGAACCGTGTTCGTCTCTCattgtttttgtgttgtatgtgtgttttttgCCAGTTTTCTCGTTTACCACGGTGATGTCTTCACCCTTTTCGCGTTCTTCTTCAAATTCATGTTCGATTTCTTGCAATTCTTTTGCGAGTTTTTCCttcaaaacagaaacaaaagaaaaataggtTAATATGTTTCttagtaaatttaattattttaagtaaaattacttttttaatttctttggctGTTTTGACAGTTGCCACCTCTTCGACATCTTTCATGATTTCATTGCCATCGGCATCGAGAAGGCCTAAGGTTTTCTTTAGACGGACGAGTTCCTTTGCAGCATTGCGAGCTTTCTTTACTTTATTCATTTCATCGCGACGTTTACGTGAACGATTTGTTCTTCCcatttttggttgatttttaaagggaaatatttaaagaaaacttaaattattaaaaataatattttgatgcGCAAAAAACACACGTGTGGTTGATTCAAACGTCAACAAGTAAAAGAAATGACTAATGTCATTTCTGACACAAGTACTTCCATAAGTTAAAGTGATGCCAAGAAACTTATAATGAATTTAAGGGTTTACTTACACTtcttatatttttgggaaaaagtaTAAGAGAGTAGTTCATATAATTATAGATAAATTTGCATTCGCagacaaatataaattttccataattttgaatgaataaggcccgaaattatttttttcagttaattCTGTTCacccttaaaagtttgtagaaaaAGTTTCTATAATGCAATTTTACATTACAAGTTCCAATGTGGTAACATGTAAGTAGGTATTCGTTGTTATATTTTCATTCCATTCCTGAAAAAATTAAggcaaatttatataaataatttaaaattgtttgatttcgattgtcaaaagtcaaataaaaactgtatgtattttattggttaataatgattttgttaactttcaaagaaacaataatatttagctCTTGGAAACTGGGAAGATCTTAGAGAGTTCTatacttttagaaat
This window contains:
- the LOC129946848 gene encoding syntaxin-17 yields the protein MSFDQIENVEKIPLKQAEVSIRKFNDLAIPHHLGLLKNHKSNIEKCLALGDWTKIKKEEINAMRVIKQLKNLMLEMDILREKVCDDDRQKFDEMMSPGKNKAMAGMREYLDLQLKSPTSTTKSDDNDENSPLQEDNDTLPQIQADFQLQEHQLIARQACLKEFDNLQREVQDLHSMFQDVRVLVQDQAESVQVIADNAEEALENVQMGEAHLQQALAYKKAMYPVMGALLGTCVGGPIGLLAGIKAGGLAAVGCGILGFTGGQVLNNNNAIAAPPVDEKKDE
- the LOC129946849 gene encoding protein LLP homolog encodes the protein MGRTNRSRKRRDEMNKVKKARNAAKELVRLKKTLGLLDADGNEIMKDVEEVATVKTAKEIKKEKLAKELQEIEHEFEEEREKGEDITVVNEKTGKKHTYNTKTMRDEHGSYPPWYKPRKTPRRIRKLEHSRKMRFRQAWTTINVPL